The Geotalea uraniireducens Rf4 genome window below encodes:
- a CDS encoding ABC transporter permease: protein MGFTVSFNNKEHLRKISRGIIFPLLILAAWWGLARWELVPPMFLPTPGKVVTAFISLWKEGVLAFNLKVSFIRFFAGTFLGITAGFLLGMLFGMFRTLEKLVAPLFNAIRQVPLLAWIPLIIIFCGIAEASKIFFIALGCSFPIVLSTFDGIRGVRKEYVEVGRVFGFGRIRLIRKIFLPSVLPSLVTGLRMSLNIGWGQLVAAELFMFTQAGGIGNMIGQGRINWRMDIVMVGIIIIGFIGFALDYVAKTFENRFMQWRNS from the coding sequence ATGGGTTTCACAGTTTCATTCAACAACAAAGAGCATCTGAGGAAAATCAGTCGTGGCATCATTTTCCCGCTGCTGATCCTGGCCGCATGGTGGGGTTTGGCCCGGTGGGAACTGGTGCCCCCCATGTTTCTTCCTACGCCGGGGAAGGTTGTAACGGCATTTATCTCCCTCTGGAAGGAGGGGGTCCTTGCCTTTAACCTAAAAGTCAGTTTTATCAGATTTTTCGCCGGAACATTCCTCGGCATCACGGCGGGATTTCTCCTCGGCATGCTGTTCGGCATGTTCAGAACCCTGGAGAAACTGGTGGCGCCCCTGTTCAACGCCATCCGGCAGGTCCCGCTGCTTGCCTGGATACCGCTGATCATCATCTTCTGCGGTATTGCCGAGGCTTCGAAGATATTCTTCATCGCCCTCGGGTGCTCGTTTCCCATCGTCCTCAGCACGTTCGACGGCATACGTGGTGTCCGCAAGGAATACGTGGAAGTAGGACGTGTCTTCGGCTTCGGCAGAATCAGACTGATCAGGAAGATCTTCCTGCCGTCGGTTCTCCCCTCCCTTGTGACAGGGTTGCGGATGAGCCTGAACATCGGCTGGGGGCAGCTGGTCGCAGCCGAGTTGTTCATGTTTACCCAGGCAGGGGGGATCGGCAACATGATCGGGCAAGGGCGCATAAACTGGCGCATGGATATCGTGATGGTCGGAATTATCATTATCGGCTTCATCGGTTTCGCCCTGGACTATGTGGCCAAAACCTTTGAAAACCGTTTCATGCAGTGGCGGAATTCCTGA
- a CDS encoding ABC transporter permease translates to MRFPEGLQLHKKALGLIVPVLLLIAWEIVTRKELFSSLLLIPPQIVAQTFKDLIASGELINHLLASFARVFAGFLIGSLAGILLGAALGLSKRIEEYIGPTFHTVRQVPLYAWFPMLVLWFGIGEKSKVLFIAVAPFYIMALYTLEGIRGVPREYLEVGKVFEYGRLGLLRKFVLPSALPSIATGLRISLSFAWMAVVGAEILAASVGIGYMMNWGRQIFQNDIVFVGIITVGILGFIMDYLAGLVEAYFLRWRSSYR, encoded by the coding sequence ATGAGATTCCCGGAAGGATTGCAGTTACATAAAAAGGCCCTGGGGCTGATTGTCCCGGTACTGCTGCTGATAGCCTGGGAAATCGTCACGCGCAAGGAGCTGTTTTCCAGCCTGTTGTTGATACCGCCGCAGATCGTGGCCCAGACATTCAAGGACCTCATTGCCAGCGGAGAGCTGATAAATCATCTACTGGCAAGTTTTGCCCGGGTTTTTGCCGGATTTCTCATCGGTAGCTTGGCAGGGATTCTTCTCGGGGCAGCACTTGGTTTGTCGAAGAGAATTGAAGAGTATATCGGCCCTACGTTTCATACGGTGCGCCAGGTTCCCCTCTATGCCTGGTTTCCCATGCTGGTCCTCTGGTTCGGTATCGGGGAGAAATCCAAGGTGCTGTTCATAGCAGTCGCCCCGTTCTACATCATGGCGCTCTATACCCTGGAAGGGATCAGGGGTGTGCCGCGGGAATACCTGGAGGTAGGTAAAGTCTTTGAATACGGGCGGCTGGGGCTGCTGAGAAAGTTTGTCCTTCCGTCTGCGCTCCCCTCCATTGCCACAGGTCTGCGGATCAGCCTCAGCTTTGCCTGGATGGCGGTCGTCGGTGCGGAGATCCTGGCTGCCTCAGTCGGTATCGGCTACATGATGAACTGGGGCAGGCAGATTTTCCAGAACGACATCGTCTTTGTCGGCATCATAACCGTCGGTATCCTCGGGTTCATCATGGACTACCTGGCGGGGCTGGTTGAAGCGTACTTCCTACGCTGGCGGAGCAGCTACCGCTAA
- a CDS encoding class I SAM-dependent methyltransferase, with amino-acid sequence MAITLTLDNSELAKSYDELSNSQFNNGVALIESLDVSQGATVLDIGCGTGRLGRHVVDIIGPTGTYIGIDPLEERIKIANEKNAHQNAYYEIGTAENLESINDNSIDVVYLNAVFHWVQDKEAALLEIVRVLKPGGKVGITTGAKELNFYSGIEFITNRVLQREPYNKHVQLPEKRHLTTTELINMLVKVNLKVIDIQVKTVKRTHPTAKEFIRHSEASSFGNYLSNVPEWLREQVKSDIEVELEKYRTKDGIQLSRHTIFAIAKKKKGLAIVH; translated from the coding sequence ATGGCGATTACTCTAACACTTGATAACAGTGAACTCGCCAAAAGCTACGATGAACTCAGCAACTCGCAATTCAATAATGGGGTTGCCCTGATCGAAAGTCTCGACGTCAGTCAGGGAGCTACAGTTCTTGATATAGGTTGCGGCACTGGCAGGCTCGGCCGCCATGTGGTCGACATCATAGGGCCTACCGGGACATATATCGGCATAGATCCTCTTGAGGAGAGGATCAAGATCGCCAACGAAAAGAATGCCCATCAGAATGCGTATTATGAGATCGGCACTGCCGAGAATCTTGAATCCATAAATGATAACAGCATCGACGTCGTCTATTTGAACGCGGTTTTTCACTGGGTGCAGGATAAGGAAGCCGCTTTATTGGAAATTGTCAGGGTCCTCAAGCCGGGAGGGAAAGTCGGTATCACCACCGGCGCCAAGGAGCTGAATTTTTATTCCGGCATAGAGTTCATCACGAACCGTGTGCTGCAGAGAGAGCCGTACAACAAACACGTACAGCTGCCGGAGAAGCGCCACCTGACGACCACGGAACTCATCAACATGTTGGTAAAGGTTAATCTCAAGGTGATCGACATCCAGGTGAAAACAGTCAAAAGAACCCACCCGACGGCGAAAGAATTCATCAGGCACAGTGAGGCGAGTTCTTTCGGCAATTACCTGAGTAATGTTCCGGAGTGGCTGCGGGAACAGGTGAAATCGGACATCGAGGTCGAGCTGGAAAAATACCGGACCAAGGATGGCATCCAGTTGAGCCGCCACACCATCTTTGCCATTGCCAAGAAAAAAAAGGGACTGGCAATCGTGCATTAG
- a CDS encoding ABC transporter substrate-binding protein — protein sequence MKKLLSSLFIVLLMVVAFGPTVAFSAEKYPKVIRIGSSGGAYGKPFISGTLGIIHAKGLLEEEFKKEGIKFEWNFFKGQGPACNEAFANGNIDFSENGSFPAVIGKAAGLKTKVILGSGPSRGAQIMIPRDSKITTVQQLKGKRVGVIRGTNTEYTFLKALELHGLSENDLVRLNLQATDTEAALATKDVDAGAVGIRIRDTGVAKVLYSGNPDIKYIAPKKAFPESSGPVSAVYVTEKFAKEYPDVVKRFVKVYLKASRYVADEKNRTEIFKLWSQAGTPYANIKEQNRTESSYELSRVLSDDFHKSQLKALLDFAIKKGYAKRSFDIDKWVDTSYQEAALKELKLENFWARYDKDGKVVKTGTGLVQTAKKH from the coding sequence ATGAAAAAGTTATTGAGCAGTTTATTTATCGTTTTACTGATGGTAGTGGCGTTTGGGCCTACCGTCGCCTTTTCCGCAGAAAAATATCCGAAAGTGATCAGGATCGGCAGCTCCGGCGGCGCCTACGGCAAACCATTCATTTCAGGAACCCTGGGCATCATCCATGCCAAGGGGCTTCTGGAGGAGGAGTTCAAGAAGGAGGGGATCAAGTTCGAGTGGAACTTCTTCAAAGGGCAGGGGCCAGCGTGCAACGAGGCATTTGCCAACGGCAACATCGACTTCTCGGAAAACGGCTCATTCCCGGCGGTCATCGGCAAGGCGGCTGGGCTGAAGACCAAAGTCATTCTCGGCAGCGGGCCCAGTAGAGGCGCCCAGATCATGATACCGCGCGATTCCAAGATCACCACCGTGCAGCAGCTGAAAGGAAAGAGAGTCGGGGTCATCCGGGGTACTAATACCGAGTATACCTTCCTCAAGGCACTGGAGCTGCATGGTCTGTCGGAAAACGACTTGGTCCGGCTGAACCTGCAGGCGACTGATACCGAGGCCGCTCTCGCCACCAAGGATGTTGATGCCGGTGCCGTTGGCATTCGGATCCGCGATACCGGCGTGGCCAAGGTGCTTTATTCGGGGAATCCCGACATCAAGTACATAGCCCCAAAAAAAGCGTTTCCAGAGTCTTCCGGTCCGGTGAGCGCCGTCTACGTGACGGAGAAATTCGCCAAGGAGTACCCGGACGTGGTGAAGCGCTTCGTCAAGGTCTACCTGAAGGCATCGCGTTATGTGGCCGACGAAAAGAACCGGACCGAAATTTTCAAGCTCTGGTCCCAGGCGGGGACCCCCTATGCCAACATAAAGGAACAGAACAGAACCGAGTCTTCCTATGAATTGTCGAGGGTCCTGAGTGACGACTTTCATAAGAGCCAGCTGAAAGCCCTGCTGGATTTCGCCATAAAGAAGGGCTACGCCAAGAGGAGCTTCGATATTGATAAGTGGGTGGATACCAGTTACCAGGAGGCGGCACTGAAGGAGCTGAAACTGGAAAATTTCTGGGCCAGATACGACAAGGATGGCAAAGTAGTAAAAACAGGGACCGGCTTGGTGCAAACAGCGAAAAAGCATTGA
- a CDS encoding porin, with protein sequence MKVVKVASLLLLGLVLLAPASWSAESAAVPENTDEQAVSEEKKDDALKSSDQASGVETSDPSTASAATEKDPDDEPVTQGDLNGLRTELETLRDQFQTNYDQKTATTSRSLKFGGSATTKFVVSDDPAVKEGFGTPSLNLKFSGNLRKDYEDGKNVDYVFGTNAGGSDLTLRIQDAYLSYSILPSNDVTKPYLYVYVGQQKKIFGLEATASEEYKPTINGAQFTKALSLDERDIGLVLSGDLFPHNDYGFSKYRVPAIAYSIGVVNGSGPNKADDNDNKDVFARVAFNAPVDYNDFLRGLTLGVSGYWGVKTATATRTSTTTVNVPNATPPPATISVTTNTTDTTLSQKGDKNRYGGDLSYVNTPVGFTLEYVRGEDPSLSKEKIKNGTITTPSTFRSVKSEGITFTLFYNFGEQFQKSYKEQTRYGDWYPQTIQPFLRFDRFDPDLDAEDDRKDIYTIGFNWFFAPTTKLQLNYNIVSGQIPKAQKNNEFLAQFQYGF encoded by the coding sequence ATGAAAGTTGTGAAAGTAGCGAGTTTGCTGTTGCTTGGCCTTGTGTTGCTGGCGCCCGCTTCATGGAGCGCCGAATCCGCCGCCGTACCCGAAAATACCGATGAACAGGCAGTGAGTGAAGAGAAGAAAGATGATGCATTGAAAAGCAGTGATCAGGCATCCGGAGTGGAAACGAGTGATCCGTCGACAGCCAGTGCGGCTACTGAGAAAGATCCCGATGATGAGCCGGTAACTCAGGGAGACCTCAATGGGTTAAGAACGGAACTGGAGACGCTACGCGACCAGTTCCAGACCAATTATGACCAGAAAACCGCAACCACGTCGAGGTCGCTCAAATTCGGCGGCTCCGCCACCACTAAGTTTGTCGTGTCGGATGACCCGGCGGTAAAGGAAGGATTCGGCACTCCCTCGCTAAACCTCAAATTCTCCGGGAATCTGAGAAAGGATTACGAGGACGGGAAAAACGTCGATTATGTGTTCGGCACCAATGCCGGCGGGTCGGACCTGACGCTCAGGATCCAGGACGCCTATCTCAGCTATTCCATCCTTCCCTCCAATGATGTCACCAAGCCATACCTCTATGTCTATGTCGGGCAGCAGAAGAAGATTTTCGGCCTGGAGGCGACGGCGTCGGAGGAATACAAACCGACGATCAACGGGGCCCAGTTCACCAAGGCGCTGTCACTCGACGAACGCGACATCGGGCTTGTACTCAGCGGAGACCTGTTTCCCCATAACGACTATGGCTTCAGCAAGTACCGCGTACCGGCAATAGCCTACTCTATTGGGGTGGTAAACGGGAGCGGACCGAACAAGGCTGACGACAACGACAACAAGGACGTCTTCGCGAGGGTTGCCTTCAATGCGCCGGTTGACTATAACGATTTCCTGCGGGGGCTGACCCTGGGGGTTTCCGGTTACTGGGGGGTAAAAACGGCAACGGCCACACGTACCTCGACCACAACGGTAAACGTGCCGAACGCAACACCTCCGCCGGCCACGATTTCCGTAACGACCAATACGACAGACACCACGTTGTCCCAAAAAGGCGACAAGAACAGGTATGGGGGCGACCTGTCCTACGTAAACACGCCGGTCGGATTTACGCTGGAATATGTCCGGGGTGAGGACCCGTCGCTCTCCAAGGAGAAGATCAAGAACGGCACGATCACCACCCCATCTACTTTTAGAAGTGTCAAGAGTGAAGGCATTACCTTCACCTTGTTCTACAACTTCGGTGAACAGTTTCAGAAGTCATACAAGGAGCAGACCCGCTATGGTGACTGGTACCCCCAAACCATTCAGCCATTCCTGAGGTTCGACCGGTTCGATCCCGATCTGGATGCGGAAGATGACCGTAAAGACATCTATACCATCGGCTTCAACTGGTTCTTTGCCCCAACGACCAAGCTGCAGCTTAACTATAACATCGTGTCCGGGCAGATTCCCAAAGCACAGAAAAACAACGAATTCCTTGCCCAGTTCCAGTACGGATTTTAG
- the ltrA gene encoding group II intron reverse transcriptase/maturase: MTTGAAEGRVGIPGASPEGSGWKPREKGRGAANVTGRKAAHWPEAATGLMEKIVSRGNMMAAYSRVMRNKGAPGVDNMPVTALKGYLQEEWPRIREELLTGTYHPQPVRKVEIPKPGGGTRMLGIPTVLDRLIQQAVHQVLSPLFDPGFSISSHGFRPGRSAHQAIKAARKYVESGLRWVVDIDLEKFFDRVHHDTLMSLVKRKVGDRLVLSLIDSYLKAGILEGGVTSPRLEGTPQGGPLSPLLSNILLDELDKKLERRGHKFCRYADDANIYVATRRSGERVMASITGYLSERLKLTVNQGKSAVDRPWKRSFLSYSMTRHRKPRLTVAKKAAARLKANLKTIFRRGRGQNIQTTVEETTPKLRGWLNYFRYAEVKGIFEELDGWLRRKLRRILWKQWKRPKTRAKKLMRRGLSEATAWRSATNGRGPWWNAGAAHMNKAVPKFYFDKLGLVSLIDQLHRLQRTS; encoded by the coding sequence ATGACGACAGGAGCAGCAGAAGGCCGGGTTGGGATACCCGGCGCCAGCCCGGAGGGTAGCGGTTGGAAACCGCGAGAGAAAGGGAGAGGTGCGGCAAACGTCACGGGAAGGAAAGCAGCTCACTGGCCGGAAGCGGCAACGGGACTGATGGAGAAGATCGTCAGTCGCGGCAACATGATGGCGGCATACTCACGGGTAATGCGCAACAAGGGAGCGCCCGGCGTCGATAACATGCCGGTAACGGCCCTGAAGGGCTACCTACAGGAGGAATGGCCGCGCATCAGAGAAGAACTGCTGACGGGAACGTATCACCCGCAACCGGTGCGGAAAGTAGAAATTCCCAAACCGGGAGGCGGCACACGGATGCTGGGAATTCCCACCGTCCTTGACCGACTCATTCAGCAGGCGGTGCATCAAGTTTTGAGCCCGCTGTTCGACCCTGGTTTCTCCATAAGTTCCCACGGGTTTCGCCCTGGACGGAGCGCCCATCAAGCGATCAAGGCAGCTCGGAAGTATGTAGAGAGCGGCCTTAGGTGGGTGGTTGACATTGACCTTGAGAAATTTTTCGACCGAGTCCACCACGACACCCTTATGTCGCTGGTGAAACGCAAGGTTGGAGACCGTCTGGTGCTGTCCCTTATCGACAGCTACCTTAAGGCAGGGATACTTGAAGGAGGAGTGACGTCACCCCGGTTGGAAGGCACGCCGCAAGGCGGGCCTCTCTCGCCGCTGCTGTCCAACATCCTCCTCGACGAACTGGACAAGAAACTGGAAAGAAGGGGCCATAAGTTCTGCCGCTATGCCGACGACGCAAATATCTATGTTGCAACGAGGAGAAGCGGCGAGCGTGTCATGGCCTCAATTACCGGCTACCTGTCCGAGCGGCTCAAGCTCACGGTCAACCAGGGCAAAAGCGCGGTTGACCGTCCGTGGAAAAGGTCGTTTCTGAGTTACAGCATGACCCGGCACCGCAAACCGCGGCTTACCGTGGCCAAGAAAGCGGCTGCCAGGCTCAAGGCCAACCTCAAGACGATCTTTAGGCGGGGAAGGGGTCAGAACATCCAAACCACCGTTGAAGAGACAACCCCGAAACTTAGGGGTTGGTTAAACTACTTTCGGTACGCGGAAGTAAAAGGCATCTTCGAGGAACTGGACGGATGGCTGAGACGTAAACTGCGTCGCATTCTCTGGAAGCAGTGGAAGCGCCCCAAGACGCGAGCAAAGAAACTGATGCGGCGGGGATTATCGGAGGCAACTGCATGGCGGTCGGCCACAAACGGCCGCGGCCCCTGGTGGAATGCAGGGGCCGCGCATATGAACAAAGCTGTTCCGAAATTCTACTTCGACAAACTGGGGCTGGTATCACTCATAGACCAGCTTCACCGACTTCAACGTACTTCATGA
- a CDS encoding AAA family ATPase → MAAQHIVLYGKGGVGTSTTAANISAALAELGFRVVQIGFDARHDSTRTLRGDVRVKTILDLLSSKRPLAVEDVAVTGFKGVLCVEAGMPDPHVGCSGHRFKAVISRLGEPSFLESYRPDFVLYDVSAEAVCGGITAPLLNGIAERVYVVSSSDFMSIFAANNILRTIQKHGDGGRLTFGGILANGLAAPFMESIIADFAAKTGVTDVRYIPRSLVVMQCELYGRTVIDAAPLSNHAYLYRRLARHIAEHEAVGLPHSLSREEMTNWARGWGDRIVELETGVISNGEGI, encoded by the coding sequence ATGGCTGCGCAGCATATTGTCCTGTATGGCAAGGGAGGCGTCGGGACCTCGACCACGGCCGCAAACATCAGTGCGGCACTGGCCGAGTTGGGATTCCGGGTCGTCCAGATCGGGTTTGACGCCAGACATGATTCGACAAGAACCCTCAGGGGCGATGTGAGAGTAAAAACCATCCTTGATCTCCTCTCGTCAAAGCGGCCTCTGGCTGTGGAAGATGTGGCCGTCACCGGATTCAAAGGGGTTCTCTGCGTCGAGGCGGGCATGCCTGATCCGCATGTGGGTTGCAGCGGACATCGTTTCAAAGCCGTTATTTCCCGGTTGGGTGAACCGTCCTTCCTGGAGAGCTACCGGCCGGACTTTGTCCTGTACGACGTATCGGCGGAAGCGGTCTGCGGCGGCATTACCGCGCCGCTCCTCAATGGCATCGCGGAACGGGTTTATGTGGTGAGCTCATCGGATTTCATGTCGATCTTTGCTGCCAACAATATCCTCAGGACCATCCAGAAGCACGGGGACGGAGGGCGATTGACATTCGGCGGCATACTTGCCAACGGCCTGGCCGCTCCATTCATGGAGTCGATAATCGCCGACTTCGCCGCTAAAACGGGGGTGACGGATGTTCGGTACATACCCCGTTCGCTGGTGGTTATGCAGTGCGAGCTCTACGGCCGTACCGTGATTGACGCTGCGCCACTGTCGAACCACGCCTACCTCTACCGACGTCTGGCAAGGCATATCGCCGAGCATGAAGCGGTTGGCCTTCCCCATTCGCTCTCCCGTGAGGAAATGACAAACTGGGCCAGGGGGTGGGGTGACCGGATTGTTGAGTTGGAAACTGGAGTAATATCGAATGGCGAAGGAATTTAA
- a CDS encoding YezD family protein, with protein MMIRSVETVTTQAWSRELEQRIRESVGAIRYGTVTLVIQDGKVIQIDRNEKIRLK; from the coding sequence ATGATGATAAGAAGTGTCGAAACAGTAACAACGCAAGCGTGGAGCCGGGAGCTGGAGCAGAGGATCCGCGAATCCGTGGGGGCGATCCGTTACGGGACCGTTACCTTGGTAATCCAGGATGGCAAGGTGATTCAGATTGATCGCAACGAAAAGATCAGACTTAAGTAG
- a CDS encoding sulfate/molybdate ABC transporter ATP-binding protein yields the protein MSIDVKNITKSFNGFAALKDVSVDIPTGELIALLGPSGCGKTTLLRIIAGLETPDSGSIRFHGEDTTRRAVRERKVGFVFQHYALFKHMTVFENIAFGLKVRPRSTRPGKAEISTKVHELIRLVQLEGMAHRFPSQLSGGQRQRVALARALAVEPKVLLLDEPFGALDARVRQELRRWLRRLHDELHITSVFVTHDQEEALEVADRVVIMNQGRVEQAGTPEEVYDRPATPFVYNFLGNVNLFHGRVHDGHVQLGQMELSAPEHAALPDQPAVGYVRPHDLEIERCYADSSSVEAVIRHIHSIGPIVRVELERGDTFESLDAELTRDVYQKLALKVGETVFVRARKFRVFVDDYQI from the coding sequence ATGAGTATTGATGTAAAGAACATAACCAAGAGCTTCAACGGATTTGCTGCACTCAAGGATGTCAGCGTGGATATCCCGACCGGCGAGCTGATCGCCCTTCTTGGTCCGTCCGGCTGCGGCAAAACCACACTGCTGCGGATCATCGCCGGCCTGGAAACCCCGGATAGCGGAAGCATCCGCTTCCACGGGGAGGACACCACGCGTCGGGCCGTCCGCGAGCGGAAGGTGGGGTTCGTCTTCCAGCACTACGCCCTGTTCAAGCATATGACGGTTTTTGAAAACATCGCCTTTGGTCTCAAGGTCCGGCCGCGCAGTACCCGACCGGGCAAGGCGGAGATCAGCACCAAGGTCCATGAGCTGATCCGTCTCGTACAGCTGGAGGGGATGGCCCATCGTTTTCCGTCCCAGCTTTCCGGCGGGCAGCGCCAGCGGGTTGCCTTGGCCCGGGCCCTGGCGGTGGAGCCGAAGGTACTGCTTCTCGACGAGCCATTCGGCGCCCTCGATGCGCGGGTCCGCCAGGAGCTGCGCCGCTGGCTGCGCAGGCTCCATGACGAGCTGCATATCACGAGCGTCTTCGTCACCCATGATCAGGAGGAGGCCCTTGAGGTCGCCGACCGGGTGGTGATCATGAACCAGGGCAGGGTCGAGCAGGCGGGAACACCGGAGGAGGTCTACGACCGCCCCGCGACGCCCTTTGTCTACAACTTCCTCGGCAACGTCAACCTCTTCCACGGCAGGGTCCATGATGGTCATGTGCAGCTTGGGCAAATGGAACTGTCCGCCCCGGAGCATGCGGCTTTGCCGGACCAGCCGGCAGTCGGCTATGTGCGCCCCCACGACCTGGAGATCGAGCGTTGCTACGCGGACAGTTCCTCTGTCGAAGCGGTGATTCGCCATATCCACTCGATCGGGCCGATCGTGCGGGTAGAACTGGAGCGGGGGGATACCTTTGAAAGCCTCGATGCGGAACTGACCAGGGATGTTTACCAGAAACTGGCGCTCAAGGTTGGTGAAACCGTTTTTGTCAGGGCACGGAAGTTCCGCGTGTTTGTCGATGATTACCAGATATGA
- the cysW gene encoding sulfate ABC transporter permease subunit CysW, which translates to MNPIGGLKPKKDRIPGAELTEPAAVRWLLITVALIFLGLFLLLPLAAVFSQALEKGAAAYFAAFRDPDAIASIKLTLLTAAVCVPLNLVFGVIAAWVIAKFDFPGKSFLITLIDLPFSVSPVISGLIYVLLFGLQGWFGPWLQAHDVKILFAVPGIILATIFVTFPFVARELIPLMEAQGKDEEEAALVLGAGGLQTFFRVTLPNIKWGILYGVILCNARAMGEFGAVSVVSGHVRGSTNTMPLHVEILYNEYNYVAAFAVASLLAMLAIVTLVAKSLVEWRLNRERQPVPGNE; encoded by the coding sequence ATGAATCCGATTGGCGGCTTGAAACCTAAAAAGGACCGGATACCCGGTGCGGAATTGACGGAACCGGCAGCAGTGCGCTGGCTGCTCATCACCGTTGCGCTCATCTTTCTCGGTCTCTTCCTTCTGCTGCCGTTGGCGGCGGTCTTCAGCCAGGCCCTGGAAAAGGGGGCAGCGGCTTACTTCGCCGCTTTCCGCGACCCGGACGCCATTGCCTCCATCAAGCTCACCCTGCTGACGGCGGCGGTCTGCGTGCCGCTCAACCTGGTTTTCGGCGTTATCGCCGCATGGGTGATCGCCAAGTTCGACTTTCCCGGCAAGAGTTTTCTCATCACCCTGATCGATCTCCCTTTCTCCGTTTCTCCGGTCATATCCGGTCTGATTTATGTGCTGCTCTTCGGGCTCCAGGGATGGTTCGGGCCGTGGTTGCAGGCGCACGACGTCAAGATCCTCTTTGCCGTGCCGGGGATCATCCTGGCAACCATCTTCGTTACCTTTCCCTTCGTGGCGAGGGAACTCATCCCCCTCATGGAGGCGCAGGGGAAGGATGAAGAGGAGGCTGCCCTGGTTCTGGGCGCCGGCGGGTTGCAGACCTTCTTCAGGGTGACCCTGCCGAACATCAAGTGGGGGATTCTTTACGGCGTCATCCTCTGTAATGCCCGCGCCATGGGGGAATTCGGTGCAGTATCGGTGGTCTCCGGCCATGTGCGCGGTTCCACCAATACCATGCCCCTTCATGTGGAGATCCTTTACAACGAATATAACTACGTGGCGGCATTTGCCGTCGCGTCGCTCCTGGCGATGCTGGCCATCGTTACCCTGGTGGCAAAGAGCTTGGTGGAGTGGCGGCTCAATCGGGAACGGCAACCGGTGCCCGGCAATGAGTAA
- the cysT gene encoding sulfate ABC transporter permease subunit CysT, translated as MKFFIKKRHNVLPGFGLTLGYTIFYLCLIVLIPLSALVFKTATLTFGDFVAAVTAPRVVASYRVTFGAALLAASINALFGVLVAWVLVRYRFPGKRIIDALVDLPFALPTAVAGITLASVYAPNGWLGKWLEPHGIKVAYTPLGILVAMVFIGLPFVVRTVQPVLEELETEIEEAAACLGANRWQTFHRVLFPVMLPSLLTGFALSFARAVGEYGSIIFIAGNMPMVSEITPLLIITKLEQYDYAGATAIASVMLSASFILLFAVNLLQKWSRRFAEQ; from the coding sequence ATGAAATTTTTCATCAAGAAACGACATAACGTCCTGCCCGGATTCGGCTTGACACTCGGCTACACGATTTTCTATCTCTGTCTGATCGTGCTGATTCCTCTGTCTGCGCTGGTTTTCAAAACGGCAACCCTCACCTTCGGGGATTTTGTCGCGGCCGTAACCGCGCCGCGGGTGGTCGCCTCCTACCGGGTGACCTTCGGCGCTGCACTCCTGGCGGCGTCCATCAATGCTCTGTTCGGGGTGCTGGTGGCCTGGGTACTGGTGCGTTACCGCTTTCCCGGCAAAAGGATCATCGATGCCCTGGTCGATCTCCCCTTTGCCCTGCCGACAGCCGTTGCCGGCATTACCCTGGCATCGGTCTACGCCCCGAACGGCTGGCTCGGCAAATGGCTGGAACCGCACGGCATCAAGGTCGCCTATACGCCCCTCGGCATTCTCGTGGCAATGGTCTTCATCGGCCTGCCGTTTGTCGTGCGCACCGTCCAGCCAGTGCTGGAGGAGCTGGAAACGGAAATCGAGGAGGCCGCCGCCTGCTTGGGCGCCAACCGCTGGCAGACGTTTCACCGGGTCCTGTTTCCCGTCATGCTCCCCTCACTCCTGACCGGATTTGCCCTCTCCTTTGCCAGGGCGGTCGGAGAGTACGGCTCGATCATCTTCATAGCCGGCAACATGCCGATGGTCTCGGAAATCACCCCGCTCCTGATCATCACCAAGCTGGAACAGTACGATTATGCCGGGGCCACCGCCATTGCCTCGGTCATGCTCTCGGCCTCGTTCATCCTGCTGTTTGCCGTCAACCTGCTCCAGAAATGGAGCAGACGGTTTGCGGAACAATAA